A genomic region of Sphingobium sp. HWE2-09 contains the following coding sequences:
- a CDS encoding ABC transporter substrate-binding protein: MRRVILMMAGLASLTAPAATAVAERPSGYPRSYDTLIADAQAERQVVVYANADTAEMTPVIIAFQKRYPGVTVRYADLGSNAIYGRFVAETRARKPSADLVWSSAMDQQVKLINDGFAQAYASPEKPALPPSAVWKNMGFGVTAEPIAYVYNKKAIANPPSSHAALEAMLRKDRKALTGRVATFDPARSNTGYLYLTQDYAITRDTRSLVEAMAATRPQLSLTTEPMLRGVADGKLSIAYNVIGSYALERARRDARIGVIFPQDYTIVMSRIAFIAREARHPAAAKLFLDFLLSRQGQTLLAQHSLWPVRTDIRGRRLPAAQARPIRVGPQLLANLDRLKQQRFLREWHAVLASGAQQK; encoded by the coding sequence ATGCGACGGGTTATTCTGATGATGGCAGGCTTGGCAAGCCTGACCGCGCCTGCCGCGACCGCTGTGGCGGAACGGCCAAGCGGCTATCCGCGCTCCTACGACACGCTGATCGCTGACGCGCAGGCCGAACGGCAGGTCGTCGTCTATGCCAATGCAGATACGGCGGAAATGACGCCCGTCATCATCGCCTTTCAGAAACGCTATCCCGGCGTCACCGTCCGCTACGCCGACCTGGGGTCCAACGCCATCTATGGCAGGTTTGTGGCGGAAACGCGCGCGCGCAAGCCGTCGGCCGATCTTGTCTGGTCGTCGGCGATGGACCAGCAGGTCAAGTTGATCAACGATGGCTTCGCGCAGGCCTATGCCAGCCCTGAAAAACCCGCTCTGCCGCCATCGGCAGTGTGGAAGAATATGGGTTTCGGCGTCACCGCAGAACCGATCGCCTATGTTTATAACAAGAAGGCGATCGCCAATCCGCCAAGCAGCCATGCCGCGTTGGAAGCGATGTTACGCAAGGATCGCAAGGCGCTGACGGGCCGGGTCGCGACTTTCGATCCGGCGCGTTCCAATACCGGCTATCTCTATCTGACGCAGGATTATGCGATCACGCGCGACACCCGCTCGCTGGTCGAAGCCATGGCAGCGACCCGGCCGCAACTGTCGCTGACTACTGAACCGATGCTGCGCGGCGTGGCCGATGGCAAGCTGTCGATCGCCTATAATGTCATCGGTTCCTACGCGCTGGAGCGGGCGCGCCGGGACGCGCGCATCGGCGTGATCTTTCCGCAGGATTATACGATCGTGATGTCGCGCATCGCATTTATCGCGCGGGAAGCGCGGCATCCCGCCGCCGCCAAGCTGTTCCTCGATTTTCTGCTGTCGCGCCAGGGCCAGACTTTGCTCGCCCAGCACAGCCTCTGGCCGGTCCGTACCGATATTCGCGGCCGCCGCTTGCCCGCGGCTCAGGCCCGCCCGATCCGCGTCGGCCCGCAGCTACTCGCCAATCTCGATCGCCTGAAACAGCAGCGCTTCCTGCGCGAATGGCATGCGGTCCTCGCCTCTGGAGCACAACAGAAATGA
- a CDS encoding response regulator transcription factor, with protein sequence MIEDDAALARSISALLRAGGHAVDHVATGEDALAVVGSEPYALVILDVGLPDMDGFAVLADLRRRGEKVPVLMLTARDALDDRVRGLDLGADDYLRKPFDPEELEARVRALGRRRGGDPTPELMVGTLTINRSTGAADVAGRPLDLRRRELAVLEALATRAGQVVPRELLIGEVFGFDEPVGGNAIEVHVTRLRGKLAPDGPGIRTVRGVGYMLDAG encoded by the coding sequence ATGATCGAGGACGACGCCGCCCTGGCGCGCAGCATTTCCGCCCTGCTTCGCGCAGGGGGCCATGCCGTGGACCATGTCGCGACCGGGGAAGACGCCCTGGCGGTCGTCGGCAGCGAACCCTATGCGCTCGTCATCCTGGACGTAGGCTTGCCCGACATGGACGGCTTTGCCGTGCTGGCCGACCTGCGGCGGCGGGGCGAAAAGGTGCCGGTGCTGATGCTGACCGCGCGCGATGCGCTGGATGATCGGGTGCGCGGGCTGGATCTGGGCGCGGACGATTATCTGCGCAAACCCTTCGACCCGGAGGAACTGGAGGCGCGGGTGCGTGCGCTCGGGCGGCGGCGCGGCGGCGATCCGACGCCCGAACTCATGGTGGGCACGCTGACCATCAATCGCTCCACCGGCGCGGCCGATGTGGCGGGGCGGCCGCTAGACCTGCGGCGGCGCGAACTGGCGGTGCTGGAGGCGCTGGCGACCCGGGCGGGGCAGGTGGTGCCGCGCGAATTGCTGATCGGGGAAGTCTTCGGCTTCGACGAACCGGTCGGCGGCAACGCGATCGAGGTGCATGTGACGCGGCTGCGCGGCAAGCTGGCGCCCGATGGCCCTGGCATCCGCACGGTGCGGGGTGTGGGCTATATGCTCGATGCCGGTTAG
- a CDS encoding sensor histidine kinase, with amino-acid sequence MPVRAGPVRTPGKARAIALRTRLLAAMLGPLLGAAAIIGVGGATLISDVVRRTNDRVLGGALGAIAETVQVERGEVTLDLPPAAFGMLENSERDNVYYRIAVGRDLLTGYADLPAPDPKTMSVDQPRFRFSRYRDQDIRIAEVKRMLPRIAQPVIIQVAETLDNRKTLAGQLILALLLGEVALVGVAVLLLRPALGWSLRPLARLRRSVEARDSSTRPDFSPLDAGPLPNELRPLATAFDHLLAQLDKATGGVRRFTADASHQMRTPLSVLKVQVELARRGSSAALDEIADAVLRLERLVTQLLALARAEEGGVSPPLEAVDLKEVSAAVIGRLINQAIQAGVELDLDADDRKTYLVQAHRTLVFEIIANLIDNGIRYNRRGGSVTVILAHDAGQVVLTVSDDGPGIAPEYHDRIFERFFRATGPQGAEGTGLGLAIVQSAASRMGARVAITPTQTGTSISVIFTTGRASG; translated from the coding sequence ATGCCGGTTAGGGCGGGGCCGGTCAGGACGCCGGGCAAGGCGCGCGCCATCGCGCTGCGCACCCGGCTGCTCGCCGCGATGCTGGGGCCGTTGCTGGGCGCTGCGGCGATCATCGGCGTGGGCGGCGCGACGCTGATTTCGGACGTCGTGCGCCGGACCAACGACCGGGTGCTGGGCGGCGCCTTGGGCGCGATCGCTGAAACGGTGCAGGTGGAGCGCGGCGAGGTGACGCTGGACCTGCCGCCCGCCGCCTTTGGCATGTTGGAGAATAGCGAGCGCGACAATGTCTATTATCGCATCGCGGTAGGGCGCGACTTGCTCACCGGCTATGCCGATCTGCCCGCGCCCGATCCCAAAACCATGTCGGTGGATCAGCCCCGCTTTCGCTTTTCGCGCTATCGCGACCAGGACATCCGCATTGCGGAGGTAAAGCGGATGCTGCCCCGGATCGCCCAACCGGTGATCATCCAGGTTGCCGAAACGCTCGACAATCGCAAGACGCTCGCCGGGCAACTGATCCTGGCGCTGCTTTTGGGGGAAGTGGCGCTGGTCGGCGTCGCGGTGCTGTTGCTGCGCCCCGCGCTGGGATGGAGCCTGCGCCCGCTCGCGCGTCTGCGCCGGTCCGTGGAAGCGCGGGATTCCAGCACAAGGCCGGACTTCTCGCCGCTCGATGCCGGGCCGCTGCCCAATGAACTGCGACCGCTCGCCACCGCGTTCGACCATCTGCTGGCGCAACTCGACAAGGCGACCGGCGGGGTGCGCCGCTTCACCGCCGACGCCTCGCACCAAATGCGCACGCCTTTGTCGGTGCTCAAAGTGCAGGTCGAGTTGGCGCGGCGGGGATCGTCCGCTGCGCTGGACGAGATTGCCGACGCAGTGTTGCGGCTGGAACGCTTAGTGACGCAACTTCTGGCATTGGCCCGCGCGGAGGAAGGTGGCGTCTCCCCACCACTGGAAGCGGTGGACCTCAAGGAAGTGAGCGCCGCCGTCATCGGTCGCCTGATCAACCAGGCGATCCAGGCAGGGGTGGAGCTGGACCTCGACGCCGACGATCGAAAAACCTATCTGGTACAAGCGCACCGGACGTTGGTGTTCGAAATCATCGCCAACCTGATCGACAATGGCATTCGCTACAATCGGCGCGGCGGCTCGGTCACGGTCATATTGGCGCATGACGCCGGGCAGGTGGTGCTGACGGTCAGTGATGATGGGCCGGGTATCGCTCCTGAATATCATGACCGGATATTCGAGCGCTTCTTCCGCGCGACGGGGCCGCAAGGGGCGGAAGGCACCGGTCTGGGGCTTGCGATCGTGCAGTCCGCCGCATCCCGCATGGGCGCACGCGTCGCCATCACGCCGACGCAGACCGGCACCAGCATATCGGTCATCTTCACGACAGGGCGGGCAAGCGGATAG
- a CDS encoding spermidine synthase — translation MAIVAEVQTAAVELIDTAHLPDGGTLRLLRRGDDYSIRFQDTELMGNQVRQSEEALAVLTCQRLVKSDSRILIGGLGMGFTLGAALKSLPATATVVVSELVPTIVDWAKGPLSHLFHDYLGDRRVSLEMGDVHDAINRAKGSYDAILLDVDNGPDGLIHIANERLYCNWGLRAAHAALKPNGILAIWSAYPDDAFVTRLEQAQFVVDEVDVPVLVGGEEANHTIWFATRQG, via the coding sequence TTGGCCATAGTTGCTGAAGTTCAGACGGCTGCGGTCGAGCTGATCGATACTGCCCACCTGCCCGATGGCGGGACGTTGCGCCTGTTGCGTCGGGGCGATGATTATTCGATCCGGTTCCAGGACACCGAATTGATGGGCAACCAGGTGCGCCAATCCGAAGAGGCGCTTGCCGTGCTGACCTGTCAGCGTCTGGTAAAGTCGGACAGCCGTATCCTGATCGGCGGGCTGGGCATGGGGTTCACCCTGGGCGCGGCGCTGAAATCGCTTCCTGCCACGGCCACGGTCGTCGTATCGGAACTGGTGCCCACGATCGTCGACTGGGCCAAGGGGCCGCTATCGCATCTGTTCCACGATTATCTGGGCGACCGCCGGGTATCGCTGGAAATGGGCGATGTTCACGACGCCATCAACAGGGCCAAGGGCAGCTATGACGCCATCCTGCTGGATGTCGACAATGGCCCGGACGGCCTGATCCACATCGCCAACGAACGGCTGTATTGCAATTGGGGGCTGCGCGCCGCCCATGCGGCGCTCAAGCCCAATGGCATATTGGCGATCTGGTCGGCCTATCCGGATGACGCCTTCGTCACCCGATTGGAACAGGCGCAGTTCGTCGTGGATGAAGTCGATGTGCCGGTATTGGTCGGCGGCGAAGAGGCGAACCACACGATCTGGTTTGCGACAAGGCAGGGTTAG
- a CDS encoding DUF6481 family protein, whose product MKRYKEPQFQERIAAAARARTTVLEQLRDKPPVDDTGAAERAERRLAKEAAAREKRQQALAEAKAQRAAKRAAALEAAAASAARQKPVLTEAERKAARDARYLARKNRA is encoded by the coding sequence ATGAAAAGATATAAAGAACCCCAGTTTCAGGAGCGCATAGCTGCGGCGGCGCGCGCCCGGACGACGGTTCTCGAACAATTGCGTGACAAGCCGCCGGTGGACGACACCGGCGCGGCCGAGCGAGCCGAACGCCGCCTCGCCAAGGAAGCGGCTGCGCGCGAAAAGCGCCAGCAAGCTCTGGCGGAAGCCAAGGCACAGAGGGCGGCCAAGCGCGCCGCAGCGCTGGAAGCGGCCGCTGCAAGCGCCGCCCGGCAAAAGCCCGTGCTGACCGAAGCCGAACGCAAGGCCGCGCGCGACGCACGCTATCTCGCCCGCAAGAACCGGGCCTGA
- a CDS encoding cold-shock protein, with translation MITGTVKFFNADKGYGFIAPETGGDDAFVHISAVERAGLRTLEKDQRVTYDLEKDQRGKTSAVNLQAA, from the coding sequence ATGATCACCGGAACCGTCAAATTCTTCAATGCCGACAAGGGCTATGGCTTCATCGCGCCCGAAACCGGCGGCGACGACGCGTTCGTCCATATCTCGGCCGTTGAGCGCGCCGGTCTGCGCACCCTCGAAAAGGATCAGCGCGTGACCTACGATCTGGAAAAGGATCAGCGCGGCAAGACCTCTGCGGTCAATCTTCAGGCAGCCTGA
- a CDS encoding sterol desaturase family protein, whose translation MGIMSAILPLSVFLATVAAMEGFAYVMHRWVMHGPGWFLHASHHRPRLGFWEANDLYFVIFALPSILLLLGGVQWGWGVWATAMGAGIAAYGAIYLGFHDVIVHQRVRHRYVARSRYMKRIVQAHRLHHAVETKEGTVSFGFLIAPHPTTLKQILAQRDRKGVRPARQREDAGVDV comes from the coding sequence ATGGGGATCATGTCCGCGATCCTTCCCCTGTCCGTCTTTCTCGCTACGGTCGCCGCGATGGAAGGCTTTGCCTATGTCATGCATCGCTGGGTGATGCATGGTCCCGGCTGGTTCCTGCACGCCAGCCACCACCGGCCGCGCCTGGGTTTCTGGGAAGCCAATGATCTGTATTTCGTGATCTTCGCCCTGCCCTCCATCCTGCTCCTGCTGGGCGGGGTGCAATGGGGATGGGGCGTGTGGGCCACGGCGATGGGCGCAGGGATCGCTGCCTATGGCGCCATCTATCTCGGCTTCCACGACGTCATCGTGCATCAGCGGGTCAGGCACCGCTATGTCGCCCGGTCGCGTTATATGAAGCGCATCGTCCAGGCCCACCGTCTGCACCATGCAGTGGAAACGAAGGAAGGCACGGTCAGCTTCGGCTTCCTGATCGCGCCCCATCCCACGACCCTCAAACAGATATTGGCGCAGCGCGACCGCAAGGGCGTACGTCCGGCGCGGCAGCGGGAAGATGCGGGCGTCGATGTCTGA